A window of the Fibrobacter sp. UWH4 genome harbors these coding sequences:
- a CDS encoding GTP-binding protein — protein MKKSVPITLLTGYLGAGKTTLLNFVLNNQQGYHVAVIVNDIGEVNIDQTLIEKGGNITKEDSGKVVPLSNGCICCSLKTDLLEQIAELLEMNKFDYILIEASGICEPIPIAQTICMAGAQLQSRDGRPLPCHLDNIVSVVDVARLADEFAGGQKLLSKDLEEEDIANLLIQQIEFCNTIVMNKVDSLSKTDLEHVKAVVRALQPEAKMIETNYGKVDMKDILDTKQFDFEKVGNSAAWAKELMKETSPEDDDDDHDEHEHHHHDHDDDHDEHEHHHDHDHEDHSHCDHEHGVCHCGHHHDKDHPHGDEYGISTFVYERRRPLIRERFEVLLDDYPTSIIRTKGLVWFEDERDNSYLFEQAGKQASAQNFGPWFASESEAEQKRILRENPDLLKVWDEKYGDRIIRLVFIGQHMDKKKIIAAMDSCLGE, from the coding sequence ATGAAAAAGTCAGTACCTATTACGCTGCTCACCGGCTACCTCGGAGCCGGAAAGACCACCCTCCTCAACTTTGTTCTCAACAACCAGCAAGGTTACCACGTCGCCGTGATTGTAAACGACATCGGCGAAGTGAACATCGACCAGACCCTTATCGAAAAGGGCGGAAACATCACTAAAGAAGACTCCGGCAAGGTGGTGCCGCTGTCTAACGGCTGCATTTGCTGCTCCCTGAAGACCGACCTTTTGGAACAAATTGCCGAACTGTTGGAAATGAACAAGTTCGACTATATTCTGATTGAAGCCAGCGGCATTTGCGAACCCATTCCTATCGCACAGACTATTTGCATGGCCGGCGCCCAACTCCAGAGCCGCGACGGCCGTCCGCTCCCCTGCCACCTGGACAACATCGTTTCCGTGGTAGATGTGGCTCGTCTAGCCGACGAATTCGCCGGTGGTCAGAAGCTTTTGTCCAAGGATCTCGAAGAAGAAGACATTGCGAACTTGCTCATTCAGCAGATCGAATTCTGCAACACCATCGTGATGAACAAGGTTGATAGTTTGTCTAAAACCGACCTTGAACACGTGAAGGCCGTGGTTCGCGCCTTGCAGCCCGAAGCCAAGATGATTGAGACGAACTACGGCAAGGTCGACATGAAGGATATCTTGGACACCAAGCAGTTCGACTTCGAAAAGGTCGGCAACTCCGCCGCCTGGGCCAAGGAACTCATGAAGGAAACGTCTCCCGAAGACGATGACGATGACCACGACGAGCATGAGCATCACCATCATGACCACGATGATGATCATGACGAACACGAACATCATCATGACCACGATCACGAAGACCATAGTCACTGTGATCACGAACATGGCGTGTGCCACTGCGGTCACCACCACGACAAGGATCATCCGCATGGTGACGAATACGGCATCAGCACGTTTGTGTACGAACGCCGCCGCCCGCTGATTCGCGAGCGTTTTGAAGTGTTGCTTGACGACTACCCGACTAGCATTATCCGCACCAAGGGTCTCGTGTGGTTCGAAGATGAACGCGACAACAGCTACCTGTTCGAACAGGCTGGCAAACAGGCGTCCGCCCAGAATTTCGGACCTTGGTTCGCTAGCGAAAGCGAAGCGGAACAGAAGCGAATCCTGCGCGAAAATCCGGACTTGCTCAAGGTGTGGGACGAAAAGTACGGGGACCGCATTATCCGCCTCGTCTTCATCGGCCAGCACATGGACAAGAAGAAGATTATCGCCGCGATGGATTCTTGCCTAGGCGAGTAA
- a CDS encoding aconitate hydratase produces MLFNFDMIQGVYARIPARVEAARKQLGRPLTLAEKIIYSHLIDGAENRTYERGKDFAEFHPDRVAMQDATAQMALLQFTTAGKARVAVPSSVHCDHLIIAREGVEKDLPRAKEESKEVYDFLQSVSAKYGIDCWLPGAGIIHQVVLENYAFPGGMMIGTDSHTVNAGGLGMLAIGVGGADAVDAMVGLPWELKYPKMIGVKLTGKLQGFATAKDIILKLAGILTVKGGTNAIIEYFGEGARSLSATGKATIANMGAEVGATCSTFSYDDSMSRYLKVTGRADVAAAADKIAEHLKADPEVEANPEKYFDRVVEIDLSTLVPHFNGPFSPDRAFAVTDMAESLKATETKPESTPVVSAALIGSCTNSSYEDLFMAANMIKQALAKGLSPKCPLLINPGSEQVRYTAERDGLIDLFKQFGATIMTNACGPCIGRWDRAGADKKELNTIVHSFNRNFAKRADGNPNTHAFVASPLMAVIAALSGDIRFNPMTDTLVNNEGKAVKLDPPEQCELPPKGFEVKDAGYQAPAEDGSKITVSINLESKRLQALAPFAAWDGKDIAGAPLLIKAKGKCTTDHISMAGPWLNYRGHLENISNNMLIGAVNAFNGETNKVLCQCGEYKEVPALAKIYKAKGTGSIVIGDENYGEGSSREHAAMEPRFLGVKAVIVKSFARIHETNLKKQGMLALTFKNAADYDKIQEQDVFDIVGLTKFAPGSEFTLVAHHKDGSVDNIALSHTYNEQQWAWFKAGSALNLIRANNK; encoded by the coding sequence ATGCTTTTCAATTTCGACATGATCCAGGGCGTCTATGCCCGCATTCCCGCCCGCGTTGAAGCTGCCCGCAAGCAGCTGGGCCGTCCGCTCACCCTCGCCGAAAAGATTATCTACAGCCACCTAATCGATGGCGCCGAGAACAGGACTTACGAACGCGGCAAGGATTTTGCCGAATTCCACCCCGACCGCGTGGCCATGCAGGACGCTACCGCCCAGATGGCCCTTTTGCAGTTCACCACCGCCGGTAAGGCCCGCGTGGCAGTGCCCAGCTCCGTGCACTGCGACCACCTGATTATCGCCCGCGAAGGTGTCGAAAAGGATTTGCCCCGCGCCAAGGAAGAAAGCAAGGAAGTTTACGATTTCCTCCAGTCCGTGTCCGCCAAGTACGGCATTGACTGCTGGCTCCCGGGTGCAGGCATCATCCACCAGGTGGTGCTCGAAAACTACGCCTTCCCGGGCGGAATGATGATTGGTACCGACTCCCACACGGTGAACGCTGGCGGCCTCGGCATGCTCGCGATTGGCGTGGGCGGTGCAGACGCCGTGGACGCCATGGTCGGTCTTCCGTGGGAACTCAAGTACCCGAAGATGATCGGCGTGAAGCTCACGGGCAAGCTCCAGGGCTTCGCTACCGCCAAGGACATTATCCTGAAGCTCGCTGGCATCCTCACTGTTAAGGGCGGCACCAACGCCATTATCGAATACTTCGGCGAAGGCGCACGCAGCCTGTCCGCCACCGGCAAGGCAACGATTGCCAACATGGGTGCCGAAGTGGGCGCCACCTGCTCCACCTTCAGCTACGACGATTCCATGAGCCGCTACCTCAAGGTGACCGGCCGCGCCGACGTTGCCGCCGCCGCCGACAAGATTGCAGAACACCTCAAGGCCGACCCCGAAGTCGAAGCAAATCCGGAAAAGTACTTTGACCGCGTCGTGGAAATTGATTTGAGCACGCTCGTGCCGCACTTCAACGGCCCGTTCAGCCCGGACCGCGCTTTCGCCGTGACCGACATGGCAGAAAGCCTCAAGGCCACCGAAACCAAGCCGGAATCTACCCCGGTCGTGAGCGCCGCCCTCATCGGCAGCTGCACGAACTCCAGCTACGAAGATTTGTTCATGGCCGCCAACATGATCAAGCAGGCCCTCGCGAAGGGACTCAGCCCGAAGTGCCCGCTTCTCATCAACCCGGGGAGCGAACAAGTTCGCTACACCGCCGAACGCGACGGCCTCATCGACTTGTTCAAGCAGTTCGGTGCCACCATCATGACGAACGCCTGCGGTCCTTGCATTGGCCGCTGGGACCGTGCCGGAGCAGACAAGAAGGAACTCAACACCATCGTTCACAGCTTTAACCGCAACTTCGCAAAGCGTGCCGATGGCAACCCGAACACTCACGCCTTCGTCGCCTCCCCGCTCATGGCCGTGATCGCCGCCCTCTCTGGCGACATTCGTTTCAACCCGATGACCGACACCCTCGTAAACAATGAGGGCAAGGCCGTGAAGCTCGACCCGCCGGAACAATGCGAACTCCCGCCGAAAGGCTTTGAAGTCAAGGACGCCGGTTATCAGGCCCCGGCAGAAGACGGTTCCAAGATTACCGTTTCCATCAACCTCGAAAGCAAGCGCCTCCAGGCTCTCGCTCCGTTCGCGGCTTGGGACGGCAAGGACATCGCCGGTGCCCCGCTCCTCATCAAGGCCAAGGGCAAGTGCACCACCGACCACATCTCCATGGCCGGTCCGTGGCTCAACTACCGCGGTCACCTCGAAAACATTTCGAACAACATGCTCATCGGCGCCGTGAACGCTTTCAACGGCGAAACGAACAAGGTCCTCTGCCAGTGCGGTGAATACAAGGAAGTCCCCGCACTTGCCAAGATTTACAAGGCCAAGGGCACGGGCTCCATCGTCATCGGTGACGAAAACTACGGTGAAGGCTCCAGCCGCGAACACGCCGCTATGGAACCGCGCTTCCTCGGCGTGAAGGCCGTGATCGTGAAGAGCTTCGCCCGCATCCACGAAACGAACCTCAAGAAGCAGGGCATGCTCGCCCTCACTTTCAAGAACGCTGCCGACTACGACAAGATCCAGGAACAGGACGTGTTCGATATCGTTGGCCTCACCAAGTTCGCCCCGGGTTCCGAGTTCACGCTGGTCGCCCACCACAAGGATGGCTCCGTCGATAACATCGCCCTCAGCCACACCTACAACGAACAGCAGTGGGCATGGTTCAAGGCGGGTTCGGCCCTCAACCTCATCCGCGCGAACAACAAATAA
- the purF gene encoding amidophosphoribosyltransferase, translating into MLDELHEECGVIGIYNGDTVVRNITMGLYALQHRGQESAGFAVTDGEKIRVRKSMGLVSTLLREHNIDEFDGFAGIGHVRYSTTGASTLANAQPILVSCKWGQIAVAHNGNITNAAELRAEMEADGHIFQTTSDSEILLHEIARTQADDLGEAIKKAIAKFTGSFCLVFISKDSMYVARDGFGFRPLSLARMGKAWCVASETCAFDLLGANYVRDIQPGEFLTITKNGLHSERFTHKDRLAHCIFEYIYFSRPDSKIFEQSCDKIRRKMGKQLAKECPVDADIVISVPDSATTAALGYSQASGIRFEIGLLRNHYVGRTFIDPTQNVREQKVKLKFNPIEGVLKNKRVCVVEDSIVRGTTLKILSRMLRDAGALEVHIRIASPPVAHPCFFGMDFPSQGELAASSMTPDEIAKMLGVESLGYLSVEGMKECTGEGENYCAACFDNDYPDYIGNDSSKTRCG; encoded by the coding sequence ATGCTCGACGAATTGCACGAAGAATGCGGCGTCATCGGCATCTATAATGGCGATACCGTCGTAAGGAATATTACCATGGGGCTTTACGCCCTGCAGCACCGCGGTCAGGAAAGCGCCGGATTCGCAGTCACCGATGGGGAAAAGATCCGCGTCCGCAAATCCATGGGACTTGTATCGACCCTGCTCCGCGAACACAATATCGACGAATTCGACGGTTTTGCAGGCATCGGACACGTGCGTTACAGCACCACCGGAGCCTCCACGCTCGCCAACGCACAACCGATTCTCGTAAGTTGCAAATGGGGCCAGATTGCAGTCGCCCACAACGGCAACATCACGAACGCCGCCGAGCTCCGCGCCGAAATGGAAGCCGACGGACACATTTTCCAGACCACCTCCGATTCCGAAATCCTTCTACACGAAATAGCACGCACCCAGGCCGATGACCTGGGTGAAGCCATTAAGAAGGCTATTGCAAAATTTACCGGTAGTTTCTGCCTCGTCTTTATCAGCAAGGATTCCATGTACGTGGCCCGCGACGGCTTCGGTTTCCGCCCGCTATCGCTTGCCCGCATGGGCAAAGCCTGGTGCGTTGCCAGCGAAACATGTGCCTTCGACCTGCTCGGAGCAAACTACGTTCGCGACATCCAGCCCGGTGAATTTTTGACGATTACAAAGAACGGGCTCCATTCGGAACGCTTTACGCACAAGGACCGCCTCGCCCACTGCATTTTCGAATACATCTACTTCAGCCGCCCCGATTCCAAGATATTCGAGCAAAGTTGCGACAAGATCCGCCGCAAGATGGGCAAGCAACTTGCCAAGGAATGCCCCGTCGACGCCGACATCGTCATCTCCGTTCCCGACAGCGCCACCACGGCGGCATTAGGTTATTCGCAGGCCAGCGGCATCCGCTTCGAAATCGGATTGCTCCGTAACCACTATGTGGGCCGCACCTTCATCGACCCGACACAAAACGTTCGCGAGCAGAAGGTCAAGCTCAAGTTCAACCCCATCGAGGGCGTCCTCAAGAACAAGCGCGTCTGTGTCGTAGAAGATTCCATTGTACGCGGCACGACCCTCAAGATTCTTTCCAGGATGCTCCGTGACGCGGGCGCTCTCGAAGTGCATATCCGCATCGCATCGCCACCTGTCGCACACCCGTGCTTCTTCGGTATGGATTTTCCGAGCCAAGGCGAACTCGCCGCAAGCTCCATGACGCCCGACGAAATTGCCAAGATGCTCGGAGTCGAAAGCCTCGGCTACTTGAGCGTCGAAGGCATGAAGGAATGTACCGGCGAAGGCGAAAACTACTGCGCAGCCTGTTTCGACAACGACTACCCCGACTACATCGGCAACGATTCCAGCAAAACAAGGTGCGGGTAA